From a single Solenopsis invicta isolate M01_SB chromosome 6, UNIL_Sinv_3.0, whole genome shotgun sequence genomic region:
- the LOC105203530 gene encoding probable cytochrome P450 6a17, with translation MAEATAQSFAFFIAGFKTSAATASFALYLAQNEDIQDKLWEEIDEVLIKYGDLTYDALNDMKYLQKVIDESMRKYSSVPILSRTTTDIHIPKGTLITIPVLGIHRDPMIYPDPDKFDPERFCDEKRKASV, from the exons ATGGCAGAAGCTACAGCACAAAGTTTTGCGTTCTTCATAGCTGGCTTCAAAACATCTGCGGCGACGGCATCGTTTGCTCTATACTTAGCACAAAATGAAGATATACAAGACAAACTTTGGGAGGAAATTGAcgaagtattaataaaatatggtGATTTGACTTACGATGCTTTAAATGATATGAAATATCTTCAAAAAGTGATAGATG aaaGTATGCGCAAATATTCATCTGTTCCTATCTTGAGTCGAACAACAACAGACATACACATACCAAAAGGAACATTAATAACTATACCAGTTCTTGGCATACACAGAGATCCGATGATATATCCGGATCCGGATAAATTTGATCCGGAAAGATTCTGCGACGAAAAAAGAAAGGCATCCGTATGA
- the LOC105203529 gene encoding uncharacterized protein LOC105203529: MVLYWLHGDSNRWKPFVGNRVSEITDILPAIHWRHVKGSENPADLISRGATPTQLLDNSLWFILNCRKSPDDRILTRLSMSELTEAHQAMIKYSQNLHFKEDVIQLRNHKQLIRTSQLQQLHAFLDENGILRVGGEAPCEAPWNFARKHPILLPAKCKITCLIIEREHCTLLHARPQLLLASIRRQYWPLNARNLICQICHVCVWCVKNNPKGLIQAMGSLPANRIQPSRAFLISGVHFAGPVITLVNKGRGRKTCKSYIALFVCFATKTVYLEAVSKLSTAAFLAALRRFVGRRALPRKICSDNATTFVGVNLKNFIHLFVPLSMEL, translated from the exons ATGGTCCTATACTGGTTACATGGAGATTCGAATCGATGGAAACCTTTCGTAGGTAATCGAGTGTCTGAAATCACCGATATTTTGCCGGCTATACATTGGAGACACGTGAAAGGTTCTGAGAATCCCGCGGATTTAATATCCAGAGGAGCTACACCTACACAACTTCTAGATAATTCGCTGTG gtttattttgaattgtcgCAAGAGTCCAGACGACAGAATTCTTACCAGGTTGTCTATGTCAGAATTGACAGAAGCTCATCAGGCAATGATTAAGTATTCGCAAAATCTTCATTTCAAGGAGGATGTAATACAATTGCGAAATCATAAGCAGTTGATCCGAACTAGCCAGTTGCAGCAACTGCACGCTTTCTTGGATGAAAACGGTATCCTTAGGGTGGGCGGTGAAGCGCCCTGTGAAGCGCCCTGGAACTTCGCGAGAAAGCATCCTATACTATTACCTGCCAAATGCAAGATAACTTGTTTGATTATTGAAAGGGAACATTGTACTCTATTACATGCAAGGCCGCAGCTGCTACTTGCTTCAATACGTAGACAATACTGGCCATTGAACGCCAGAAACTTGATTTGTCAGATTTGCCATGTTTGTGTATGGTGTGTTAAAAACAATCCAAAGGGATTAATTCAAGCAATGGGATCGCTGCCAGCCAATAGAATCCAACCTTCCAGAGCATTTTTGATCTCAGGAGTGCACTTCGCAGGTCCGGTCATCACGCTCGTTAATAAAGGACGTGGCAGAAAAACGTGTAAATCGTATATAGCTTTGTTTGTATGCTTTGCAACCAAGACAGTCTATTTGGAAGCCGTCAGTAAACTATCCACGGCTGCATTTCTAGCCGCTTTACGAAGATTCGTGGGACGAAGAGCGTTACCACGCAAGATTTGCAGTGATAACGCCACGACCTTCGTGGGAGTGAACTTGAAGAACTTTATTCATTTGTTCGTACCTCTATCGATGGAGCTGTAG
- the LOC120358065 gene encoding O-acyltransferase like protein-like has protein sequence MVLEILQLSSVWFDKTSQFYISERFHETCAKYWWRNLLFINNFFDVDAMCMNWSWYLAVDTQCYVIVLMILILSTRYHELYRLSNVLYRHGQE, from the exons ATGGTATTAGAAATATTGCAGTTAAGCTCAGTTTGGTTTGACAAAACATCGCAATTTTACATATCCGAGAGATTTCACGAAACTTGCGCAAAATATTGGTGGAGAAATCTTCTgttcataaataatttcttcgaTGTCGATGCAATG TGCATGAATTGGAGCTGGTATTTAGCCGTTGATACGCAATGttatgtaattgttttaatgatattaattttatcaactaG ATATCATGAACTGTATAGACtttcaaatgttttataccGCCATGGACaagaataa